One genomic region from Actinomycetes bacterium encodes:
- a CDS encoding LapA family protein — protein MADAKQPTPGQEQGGKSEFNGGAPPADWRRYLRIGVWGVLAVFALLLLLLNGESVTVNLVFTKMSIPLFLALGLAMVLGAVLGGSLLYFRQRSKARRAAAQRGKKK, from the coding sequence ATGGCGGACGCGAAACAACCTACTCCAGGCCAGGAACAGGGCGGTAAAAGCGAGTTCAACGGTGGCGCCCCACCTGCAGATTGGCGTCGTTACTTGCGAATCGGTGTGTGGGGAGTGCTCGCAGTTTTCGCGCTGCTGTTGCTCCTGCTCAACGGCGAGTCGGTCACGGTCAATCTTGTGTTCACGAAAATGAGCATCCCACTGTTCTTGGCCCTCGGATTGGCCATGGTGTTGGGCGCTGTCTTGGGTGGTTCACTGCTGTACTTCCGGCAACGCAGCAAAGCCCGCCGCGCGGCCGCGCAGCGAGGCAAGAAGAAGTAG